Within Sorangiineae bacterium MSr11367, the genomic segment CCCAGAGTCCTGCCCGCGGCGGCTTCGCGGAGGGCGCCGGTCCGGCGTCGTGGGCATTTGTGCCATGAGCAGTCCGCTCACGACGCGGATCAATTTGTCGGCGTGCCGCGGCAGGTTCTCGGCGCCCTCGAGGAAGACGACCCGATAGAGCGTTTCGTTCACCGCACCGACCACGGCGAGTGCGTGCGCCTCCTCGATGGCACGGGCTTCGGGTCGATGGGCCGAGACATCTTGACTCAGGGCCACCAGGAGGCGGGCGATCTGACGATCGACGTCGAGGCGGCGTGCAATCACTTTGGGCCCGGTGGCCCATATTTCGACGAGAAAGGTTCGCGAGTACGTTGGGTGCTGGGCAAAGACTTCGAGCATCCGGTTCACCGACGCCTGCACACGCGAGTACAGATCCAGCTCGCGGTCGTGGGGGCGGATGATGGTCGCCAAGATCTTCTCGGCAAAGTGCTCCGCCCCGGCGAGCGCACATGCGTCCTTGTCGGGGAAGTAGTCGTAAAAGGTTCGCTTGGCCAGGCCGCCGCGGGCAACGAGATCGCCGATGGTGACGTTGGCGTAGCCTTTCTCTGCCGCCAATTCGGCCATCGCATCCATCAAGCGTGTGCGCTGCGAGGTGCTCACCTCCTCGCGTGTGAGGCCGTGGCGGCCTCGCGGCAAACGCTCG encodes:
- a CDS encoding TetR/AcrR family transcriptional regulator, whose translation is MSTKRRDTSLVARPQRRGDAERLPRGRHGLTREEVSTSQRTRLMDAMAELAAEKGYANVTIGDLVARGGLAKRTFYDYFPDKDACALAGAEHFAEKILATIIRPHDRELDLYSRVQASVNRMLEVFAQHPTYSRTFLVEIWATGPKVIARRLDVDRQIARLLVALSQDVSAHRPEARAIEEAHALAVVGAVNETLYRVVFLEGAENLPRHADKLIRVVSGLLMAQMPTTPDRRPPRSRRGQDSGAKK